The following are from one region of the Quercus robur chromosome 1, dhQueRobu3.1, whole genome shotgun sequence genome:
- the LOC126718610 gene encoding beta-glucosidase 12-like: MEFQGYKLLGFLLLLGSLSHSIAVAPRNVTASLNRNSFPAGFIFGTASASYQYEGAAKEGGKGPSIWDTYTHKYPDKIADGSNGDVAVDQYHRYKEDVGIMKEMNLDAYRFSISWPRILPKGKLSGGVNREGIKYYNNLINELLGKGLKPFVTIFHWDLPQTLEDEYGGFLSPHIVDDFRDYAELCFKEFGDRVKHWITLNEPHTFSNGGYVTGQLAPGRCSAWQNLNCTGGNSGTEPYLVTHHQLLAHAAAVKVYKQKYQAAQKGVIGITLVCHWMVPYSNANGNQNAAQRALDFMLGWFLDPLTNGDYPHSMRSLVKDRLPKFTKEQSKLVKGSFDFIGLNYYTAYYAAYAPQPNGVKASYATDSSANLTALRNGILIGAPAASSWLHVYPRGIRDLLLYTKRKYNNPLIYITENGVDEFNNATLSLEEALADNQRIEYYHSHLWYLLRAMKDGVNVKGYFAWSLLDNFEWNSGYTVRFGINYVDYKNGLKRHPKHSAHWFKNFLKK, translated from the exons ATGGAGTTTCAAGGCTATAAACTCTTAGGCTTCCTACTTCTGCTTGGCTCTTTGAGTCATAGCATTGCTGTTGCACCAAGAAATGTCACTGCTTCACTCAACCGGAACAGTTTTCCGGCCGGTTTCATTTTTGGGACAGCGTCGGCTTCTTACCAG TATGAAGGTGCAGCAAAGGAAGGAGGTAAAGGACCAAGTATATGGGATACTTACACCCATAAATAtccag ATAAGATAGCAGATGGAAGTAATGGAGATGTAGCTGTGGATCAATATCATCGCTACAAG gaaGATGTAGGGATTATGAAGGAGATGAATTTAGATGCATACAGGTTCTCAATCTCATGGCCCCGAATTTTACCAA AAGGAAAACTTAGTGGCGGTGTAAATAGAGAAGGAATCAAGTACTACAACAACCTCATCAACGAGCTTCTAGGAAAAG GTTTAAAGCCCTTTGTGACAATTTTCCACTGGGATCTTCCCCAAACCTTAGAAGATGAGTATGGTGGTTTCTTAAGTCCCCACATTGT GGATGATTTTCGGGACTATGCGGAACTTTGCTTCAAGGAATTTGGTGATCGGGTAAAGCACTGGATCACACTAAATGAGCCACATACCTTCAGCAATGGTGGTTATGTAACAGGGCAGTTAGCACCTGGTCGATGTTCTGCTTGGCAAAATCTAAATTGCACTGGGGGGAATTCAGGAACGGAGCCATATTTGGTGACACACCACCAGCTGCTTGCTCATGCAGCCGCGGTTAAAGTGTACAAGCAAAAATATCAG GCAGCACAGAAAGGTGTTATAGGGATAACATTAGTGTGTCACTGGATGGTGCCATACTCTAATGCGAACGGCAACCAGAATGCGGCACAACGTGCCCTTGATTTCATGCTGGGATG GTTTTTGGACCCATTGACAAATGGTGACTATCCACATAGCATGCGATCTCTCGTTAAAGACCGATTACCCAAGTTCACCAAAGAGCAGTCCAAGTTAGTAAAAGGATCATTTGATTTTATAGGATTAAACTATTATACTGCTTATTATGCAGCTTATGCACCTCAACCTAATGGTGTAAAAGCAAGTTACGCGACAGATTCTAGTGCTAATCTTACTG CTTTGCGCAATGGGATCCTCATTGGTGCTCCG GCTGCTTCAAGTTGGCTCCATGTGTATCCTAGAGGAATTCGAGATCTTTTGCTCTACACAAAGAGGAAGTACAATAATCCACTAATTTACATCACCGAGAATG GAGTTGATGAGTTCAATAATGCCACTTTGTCACTTGAGGAAGCCCTTGCTGACAACCAAAGAATTGAGTATTACCATAGCCATCTTTGGTACCTTCTTAGGGCTATGAA GGATGGCGTTAATGTAAAGGGATATTTTGCCTGGTCATTGTTGGACAACTTTGAGTGGAATTCAGGTTACACCGTTCGATTTGGAATCAACTATGTAGACTACAAAAATGGGTTAAAAAGACACCCAAAACATTCAGCCCATTGGTTcaagaattttctcaaaaaGTAG